From Haloglomus litoreum, the proteins below share one genomic window:
- a CDS encoding phosphate-starvation-inducible PsiE family protein — MSEGGAASDKPDDGTQRGDTGPSDTGGVIPTDSSSSPLVDRYADLTDTFVHGVEMAAATVFALLFAIGVVDLALQIVAAARTGAITDPLVVIGFIDTGLLLLIIVEVYQTVLAYVRESDTRRIVRLVIYTGVIAMVRKAIIFRTGEYATEVQALTAATAYTLIILGLVGLLFVEQVYGDRLLARG; from the coding sequence ATGAGCGAGGGTGGCGCCGCCTCGGACAAGCCGGACGACGGCACGCAGCGCGGCGACACCGGCCCGTCCGATACCGGTGGTGTGATCCCGACCGACAGCTCGTCCTCGCCGCTGGTCGACCGCTACGCCGACCTGACGGATACGTTCGTCCACGGCGTGGAGATGGCCGCCGCGACGGTGTTCGCCCTGCTGTTCGCCATCGGCGTGGTCGACCTGGCGCTCCAGATCGTCGCCGCCGCTCGGACCGGGGCCATCACCGACCCACTGGTCGTCATCGGGTTCATCGACACCGGCCTGCTGTTGCTCATCATCGTGGAGGTGTACCAGACGGTACTGGCGTACGTCCGGGAGAGCGACACCCGTCGCATCGTCCGCCTCGTCATCTACACGGGCGTCATCGCGATGGTCCGGAAGGCCATCATCTTCCGGACCGGGGAGTACGCCACCGAGGTACAGGCCCTGACGGCGGCGACGGCGTACACACTCATCATCCTCGGACTCGTGGGGCTCCTGTTCGTCGAGCAGGTGTACGGCGACCGGCTGCTGGCGAGGGGGTAG
- a CDS encoding NOP5/NOP56 family protein produces the protein MDGDDASAGGWFAGVGRDDIDAGATAIREGTADRPADWPAQAVASGFVDDAADYYDALHAATMAATRAAVGEAESAGDRQLVHAVRAMDDCERVANELAERVAEWGSALTGESGAGIEFARELAERDPAPDERRVVELARRVCDLDDEAADLRASIERTAPEVAPNLAALAGPVLAARLIALAGGLETLARKPSGTLQVLGAEEALFAHLRGRAPSPKHGVIYTHEAVRNTHPDDRGSAARALAGKLTIAARADHYTGERRPELDEQLRERIATIRARTDDGDASDGGGGA, from the coding sequence ATGGACGGAGACGACGCCTCGGCCGGCGGCTGGTTCGCGGGCGTCGGCCGCGACGACATCGACGCCGGAGCCACGGCCATCCGGGAGGGGACCGCCGACAGGCCGGCCGATTGGCCGGCACAGGCGGTCGCGTCGGGCTTCGTCGACGACGCGGCCGACTACTACGACGCGCTCCACGCCGCGACGATGGCGGCCACCCGCGCCGCCGTCGGCGAGGCCGAGAGCGCCGGCGACCGGCAACTGGTCCACGCCGTGCGGGCGATGGACGACTGCGAGCGCGTCGCCAACGAACTGGCCGAGCGTGTCGCAGAGTGGGGGAGTGCGCTGACCGGTGAGTCGGGCGCGGGAATCGAGTTCGCCCGCGAACTGGCCGAGCGCGACCCCGCGCCCGACGAGCGCCGGGTCGTCGAACTGGCCCGGCGGGTGTGCGATCTGGACGACGAGGCCGCCGACCTCCGGGCGAGCATCGAGCGGACAGCGCCGGAGGTGGCGCCGAACCTCGCCGCACTCGCGGGGCCCGTCCTCGCGGCGCGCCTCATCGCCCTCGCCGGCGGACTGGAGACCCTGGCCCGCAAGCCCTCCGGGACGCTCCAGGTTCTCGGTGCGGAGGAGGCCCTGTTCGCGCACCTCCGCGGGCGGGCGCCCTCGCCCAAACACGGCGTCATCTACACGCACGAGGCCGTGCGGAACACGCATCCCGACGACCGGGGGTCGGCGGCCCGGGCCCTCGCGGGAAAGCTGACCATCGCGGCCCGTGCCGACCACTACACTGGCGAGCGCCGGCCGGAACTGGACGAGCAACTTCGGGAGCGCATCGCCACCATCCGGGCACGGACGGACGACGGGGACGCGAGTGACGGGGGTGGCGGCGCGTGA
- a CDS encoding helix-turn-helix domain-containing protein, with amino-acid sequence MTVSQPGPDAVSETLPVDDPELETVLRAVFDLKRSESSAYLGLLRVPDSSAAEVARELDRDRSNVNRSLRTLRERGLAERRRVLLEEGGHVYRYTPTPLPVVRERMHESLAAWAEAAHDCIEEFGEEVEAAQPTDAESPEGVYAGRGED; translated from the coding sequence ATGACGGTCTCGCAGCCTGGCCCCGACGCGGTGTCCGAGACGCTCCCGGTCGATGATCCCGAGCTCGAAACGGTGCTGCGTGCCGTCTTCGACCTCAAGCGGAGCGAGAGCAGCGCCTACCTGGGCCTCCTCCGGGTCCCCGATAGCTCGGCCGCGGAGGTCGCCCGCGAACTCGACCGTGATCGCTCGAACGTGAACCGTTCGCTGCGGACCCTCCGGGAGCGTGGCCTCGCCGAACGCCGGCGCGTCCTCCTCGAGGAGGGGGGGCACGTCTACCGCTACACCCCGACGCCGCTCCCGGTGGTCCGCGAGCGGATGCACGAGTCGCTCGCGGCGTGGGCGGAGGCGGCCCACGACTGCATCGAGGAGTTCGGTGAAGAGGTCGAGGCGGCACAGCCCACCGACGCCGAATCACCAGAGGGCGTCTACGCGGGCCGCGGCGAGGACTGA
- a CDS encoding winged helix-turn-helix domain-containing protein: MSADDTSEDGDLTQGEDGEEVTARDALEERSASFDDGIVDLLAWVLDTETRARIYLYLRQHPDSTSEEIATGTGLYPSTVREALAELHEEGKVERGKREASGAGNNPYEYTAQAPADLVTSIVDGVQDELNTVFNLDRHLGRGDGDDGRGPVTISVETEEAAGAEVDD; the protein is encoded by the coding sequence ATGTCCGCCGACGACACCTCCGAGGACGGCGACCTCACACAGGGGGAGGACGGGGAGGAGGTGACGGCCCGGGACGCGCTCGAGGAGCGGAGCGCCTCGTTCGACGACGGTATCGTCGATCTGCTGGCGTGGGTCCTCGACACCGAGACGCGTGCCCGGATCTACCTCTACCTCCGACAGCATCCCGACAGCACCTCCGAGGAGATCGCGACCGGCACCGGTCTCTACCCCTCTACCGTCCGCGAGGCGCTCGCGGAGCTCCACGAGGAGGGGAAGGTCGAGCGCGGCAAGCGCGAGGCGAGCGGTGCCGGCAACAACCCATACGAGTACACCGCGCAGGCGCCCGCCGACCTCGTCACCAGCATCGTCGACGGCGTGCAGGACGAACTCAACACCGTGTTCAACCTGGACCGGCACCTCGGCCGCGGTGACGGCGACGACGGGCGCGGGCCCGTCACCATCAGCGTCGAGACCGAGGAGGCCGCCGGTGCCGAGGTCGACGACTGA
- a CDS encoding phenylacetic acid degradation protein PaaB — translation MIFEVFRQETEKDYHTHVGNVHAPDAEMARLFAQVAHARRKPAKSLWVVPKAEIAEVDADDPGVAMGGTTQKEYRWATNYSTGQMAEEIEASEAEQAEAESTRRRAGEDRRRGGDD, via the coding sequence ATGATATTCGAAGTGTTCCGCCAGGAGACGGAGAAGGACTACCACACCCACGTCGGCAACGTCCACGCGCCCGACGCGGAGATGGCCCGTCTGTTCGCGCAGGTGGCCCACGCGCGCCGGAAGCCCGCGAAGTCGCTGTGGGTGGTGCCGAAGGCGGAGATCGCGGAGGTCGACGCCGACGACCCCGGGGTGGCGATGGGCGGCACGACCCAGAAGGAGTACCGCTGGGCAACGAACTACTCGACCGGGCAGATGGCCGAGGAGATCGAGGCCAGCGAGGCCGAGCAGGCCGAGGCCGAGTCCACCCGCCGTCGTGCCGGCGAGGACCGTCGCCGGGGAGGTGACGACTGA
- a CDS encoding helix-turn-helix domain-containing protein: MRSECLVVEFQVTGDDCPLADASRAASATIDAAPPLVRSDGNTLLRASTPAEAVGRLLDTDDRVRYLHGSQIDGRWNYRCLSKQPCVVHDLVDVGFLVESVHHREGTERHVGAVVGYDVLDSVLEAAGDRVGVSLERVTTLGEEGDAPIAQRWDLTPAQEKAVRAALAAGYFSVPRDVTAAEVAETLGISKSAFLERLRRGQGSLFTQLFGNE, from the coding sequence ATGCGGTCGGAGTGCCTCGTCGTCGAGTTCCAGGTCACCGGCGACGACTGCCCGCTGGCGGATGCCTCGCGGGCCGCGAGCGCGACCATCGACGCCGCGCCGCCGCTCGTCCGGAGCGACGGGAACACGCTCCTCCGGGCGAGCACGCCGGCCGAGGCGGTCGGTCGACTCCTCGACACGGACGACCGGGTGCGCTACCTCCACGGGTCGCAGATCGACGGGCGCTGGAACTACCGCTGCCTCTCGAAACAGCCCTGCGTCGTCCACGACCTCGTCGACGTGGGCTTCCTGGTCGAGTCCGTCCACCACCGCGAGGGCACCGAGCGTCACGTCGGGGCCGTCGTCGGCTACGATGTCCTCGACAGCGTGCTGGAGGCGGCCGGCGACCGGGTCGGCGTCTCGCTGGAGCGCGTGACCACACTCGGCGAGGAGGGCGACGCCCCGATCGCACAGCGGTGGGACCTCACCCCGGCCCAGGAGAAGGCCGTCCGCGCGGCGCTCGCCGCGGGGTACTTCTCCGTTCCCCGGGACGTGACCGCCGCCGAGGTGGCCGAGACGCTCGGCATCTCGAAGTCGGCGTTCCTGGAGCGACTCCGCCGCGGCCAGGGATCGCTGTTCACGCAACTGTTCGGGAACGAGTGA
- the paaA gene encoding 1,2-phenylacetyl-CoA epoxidase subunit PaaA, which yields MDLSTVKERAGPRQFGPTDEMPREYREAATRMIQFHANSEIMGAYIERPFIRQAPSLDRKLAVSAQVQDEIGHGQLLYRAAENLGVKTREEMLDELAAGEGKFLNCFHYPLDSWYELPMIMFFVDGAAMRRQASLKRTSWEPYAHAIDKICFEEGFHIKHGEDILRELATGTRRDQEQLQEAFETWWPRILQFFGPTDDQSTHNDFSQEVGLKTMSNDQLRNAFLNAYLPKAEKYGLKIPEYPRVEYHENRDHYEVYEEDLDWDEFFTVARNELPTGRGQIEKRRRSQDAVEWVRSAIESTPSGGETPAAAD from the coding sequence ATGGACCTGTCCACTGTCAAAGAACGGGCGGGCCCCCGGCAGTTCGGCCCCACCGACGAGATGCCCCGGGAGTACCGCGAGGCGGCGACGCGGATGATACAGTTCCACGCCAACAGCGAGATCATGGGCGCCTACATCGAGCGGCCGTTCATCCGGCAGGCGCCCAGCCTCGACCGCAAACTGGCGGTCAGCGCGCAGGTGCAGGACGAGATCGGCCACGGACAGTTGCTGTACCGCGCGGCCGAGAACCTCGGCGTGAAGACGCGCGAGGAGATGCTGGACGAACTCGCCGCGGGCGAGGGGAAGTTCCTCAACTGCTTCCACTACCCGCTGGATTCGTGGTACGAGCTGCCGATGATCATGTTCTTCGTCGACGGCGCGGCGATGCGCCGGCAGGCCTCGCTGAAGCGCACGAGCTGGGAGCCGTACGCCCACGCCATCGACAAGATCTGCTTCGAGGAGGGGTTCCACATCAAGCACGGCGAGGACATCCTCCGCGAACTGGCGACCGGCACCCGCCGGGACCAGGAGCAACTGCAGGAGGCCTTCGAGACGTGGTGGCCCCGCATCCTCCAGTTCTTCGGGCCGACCGACGACCAGTCGACGCACAACGACTTCTCGCAGGAGGTGGGGCTGAAGACGATGAGCAACGACCAGCTCCGGAACGCCTTCCTCAACGCCTACCTCCCGAAGGCCGAGAAGTACGGCCTCAAGATTCCCGAGTACCCCCGTGTGGAGTACCACGAGAACCGGGATCACTACGAGGTGTACGAGGAGGACCTCGACTGGGACGAGTTCTTCACCGTCGCGCGCAACGAGCTGCCGACGGGTCGGGGCCAGATCGAGAAGCGCCGACGGAGTCAGGATGCCGTCGAGTGGGTCCGCAGCGCCATCGAGAGTACCCCGTCGGGCGGGGAGACGCCCGCAGCGGCCGACTGA
- a CDS encoding fibrillarin-like rRNA/tRNA 2'-O-methyltransferase, producing MSPDLPEGVERRPFDGEERLATRGDPVYGEPTDGEWRAWDAGRSKLGAMLERGMDTGLGGGEAVLYLGAAAGTTVSHVADFAGPTYAVEFAPRPARDLLDAAESRPNLFPLLKDAREPATYAHVVEPVDVLVQDVATRGQATVALRNRQFLRDDGRLLLSVKARSEDVVADPDDVFEQVLGDLRAGYEVLATERLDPTHDDHLAVVARPLDG from the coding sequence GTGAGTCCCGACCTGCCCGAAGGCGTCGAGCGCCGCCCCTTCGACGGCGAGGAACGGCTCGCAACGCGGGGCGACCCCGTGTACGGCGAGCCGACGGACGGCGAGTGGCGTGCCTGGGACGCCGGCCGCTCGAAGCTCGGCGCGATGCTGGAACGCGGTATGGACACCGGCCTCGGCGGTGGTGAGGCGGTCCTCTACCTCGGCGCGGCCGCGGGGACCACCGTCTCGCACGTCGCGGACTTCGCCGGCCCGACGTACGCCGTGGAGTTCGCCCCGCGACCGGCCCGGGACCTGCTCGACGCTGCCGAATCGCGCCCGAACCTGTTCCCGCTCCTGAAGGACGCCCGCGAGCCGGCGACGTACGCACACGTCGTGGAACCAGTGGACGTACTGGTGCAGGATGTCGCTACCCGCGGGCAGGCGACGGTCGCGCTGCGGAACCGGCAGTTCCTCCGCGACGATGGCCGGCTCCTGCTCTCGGTCAAGGCACGGAGCGAGGACGTGGTGGCCGACCCGGACGACGTGTTCGAGCAGGTGCTCGGCGACCTTCGGGCGGGGTACGAGGTGCTGGCGACCGAACGGCTGGACCCGACGCACGACGACCACCTGGCCGTGGTGGCGCGTCCGCTGGATGGTTAA
- a CDS encoding glutamate--cysteine ligase, with product METGDDAGAGEEQGATGSADAFDRLGTLGIEEEFYVVDGDGRPTSGTDTLVYEAEPPEILDGRLDHELFKCVIETQTPTCESLAEAREQLHAVRSALVEHAETHGYRIAAAGLHPAAKWRELEHAEKPRYRSQLDRIQYPQHRNTTAGLHVHVGVDDADKATWIANELRWYLPVLLALSANSPYWNGFDTGLASGRAKIFEALPNTGIPTAFGSFDEYLDLERRMVELGSIEDRGELWYDVRPHSAHGTVEVRTPDGQADPERVLAFVEAVHALVLDLAERYADRSDPWAAYRGGGGAVDSAGSAGTRDEAPGHRRETLDENKWRAIRHGHRASFIDRRGTGTVGLGEATDRLAERLGIAGIRDLYAAESGATRQRRLRERTGLDALCESLVLDPDG from the coding sequence ATGGAGACGGGCGACGACGCCGGGGCCGGCGAGGAGCAGGGAGCCACGGGCTCGGCCGACGCGTTCGACCGGCTCGGGACCCTCGGTATCGAGGAGGAGTTCTACGTCGTCGACGGCGACGGCCGCCCCACGTCGGGGACGGACACGCTCGTCTACGAGGCGGAGCCGCCGGAGATCCTCGACGGGCGGCTGGACCACGAGCTGTTCAAGTGTGTCATCGAGACGCAGACGCCGACCTGCGAGTCGCTGGCCGAGGCACGCGAGCAGCTCCACGCCGTCCGGTCGGCGCTCGTCGAACACGCCGAGACGCATGGCTACCGCATCGCGGCGGCGGGCCTCCACCCGGCGGCGAAGTGGCGGGAACTGGAACACGCCGAGAAACCACGCTACCGCTCACAGCTCGACCGTATCCAGTACCCACAGCACCGCAACACGACCGCGGGCCTGCACGTCCACGTCGGCGTCGACGACGCCGACAAGGCGACCTGGATCGCCAACGAGCTACGGTGGTACCTGCCCGTGTTGCTGGCGCTGTCCGCGAACTCGCCGTACTGGAACGGGTTCGACACCGGGCTGGCCTCCGGGCGCGCGAAGATCTTCGAGGCACTCCCGAACACCGGCATCCCGACCGCGTTCGGGAGCTTCGACGAGTACCTCGACCTCGAACGCCGGATGGTCGAGCTCGGGAGCATCGAGGACCGTGGCGAACTCTGGTACGACGTGCGCCCCCACTCCGCGCACGGGACCGTCGAGGTCCGCACCCCGGACGGACAGGCCGACCCCGAGCGGGTGCTGGCGTTCGTCGAGGCCGTCCACGCGCTGGTGCTGGACCTCGCCGAGCGGTACGCCGACCGCTCGGACCCGTGGGCCGCGTACCGGGGCGGCGGTGGCGCGGTCGACAGCGCGGGCAGCGCCGGTACGCGCGACGAGGCGCCGGGCCACCGCCGCGAGACCCTCGACGAGAACAAGTGGCGCGCCATCCGGCACGGCCACCGTGCGTCGTTCATCGACCGCCGGGGAACCGGGACCGTCGGGCTCGGCGAGGCGACCGACCGGCTGGCCGAACGCCTCGGTATCGCGGGCATCCGGGACCTGTACGCCGCCGAGAGCGGGGCCACACGCCAGCGCCGCCTGCGGGAGCGGACGGGGCTCGACGCGCTGTGTGAGTCGCTGGTCCTCGACCCTGACGGCTGA
- a CDS encoding transcription initiation factor IIB family protein, translating to MYRASDEVDNEEWLAELETAADRLGLGTDARSRAADLFLSANPDTDRSKRAVLGAAVYAGALMAGDRRSQSAVAEAVGCSRLTVQGRWKPLLEEAGLEPPGW from the coding sequence ATGTACCGCGCGTCGGACGAGGTGGACAACGAGGAGTGGCTGGCGGAGCTGGAGACGGCAGCCGACCGGCTCGGCCTCGGCACGGACGCACGGTCCCGTGCGGCGGACCTGTTCCTGAGTGCCAACCCCGACACCGACCGCTCGAAGCGCGCGGTGCTCGGCGCGGCGGTCTACGCCGGCGCGTTGATGGCCGGCGACCGGCGTTCGCAGTCGGCGGTGGCCGAGGCGGTCGGCTGCTCGCGGCTGACGGTCCAGGGCCGGTGGAAGCCGTTGCTGGAGGAGGCAGGACTGGAACCACCGGGCTGGTAG
- the paaD gene encoding 1,2-phenylacetyl-CoA epoxidase subunit PaaD — MSDAGPPDSSPPGDALPDETFEDEPRYCGYTEYASGRGHPDLPRTGEGASGIEARVWDALYEVEDPEMPVSIVDLGLIYNVYVDSASGEARVDMTLTYTGCPARDYLLSSVERAVERVEGVDDALVNLMWSPEWSVEMVTEDGREALREFGVSI; from the coding sequence ATGAGTGACGCCGGGCCGCCGGACTCCTCGCCCCCGGGGGACGCGCTCCCCGACGAGACCTTCGAGGACGAGCCGCGCTACTGCGGATACACCGAGTACGCGTCCGGACGCGGCCACCCCGACCTCCCGCGAACGGGCGAGGGCGCGAGCGGCATCGAGGCGCGTGTCTGGGACGCGCTGTACGAGGTCGAGGACCCCGAGATGCCCGTCTCCATCGTCGACCTGGGACTGATCTACAACGTCTACGTCGACAGCGCCAGCGGCGAGGCCCGCGTGGACATGACGCTGACGTACACCGGCTGCCCCGCGCGAGACTACCTGCTGAGCAGCGTCGAGCGGGCCGTCGAGCGCGTCGAGGGTGTCGATGACGCGCTGGTGAACCTCATGTGGTCGCCGGAGTGGAGCGTCGAGATGGTGACCGAGGACGGCCGCGAGGCGCTCCGCGAGTTCGGGGTGTCGATATGA
- a CDS encoding lycopene cyclase gives MAIARHGVGPTANLRALGSQVHPVFMLPPLAASAFGALLAGTTRLGTAEAVLVPLAMGVHLVAVFFGLYTAHLKDGYVDFHVRDEDDDHPLTARGCRLALAGSSAGFALALGAVVVLAGPVAGLLTLPGWAIGYLHAPQFDTNPVTATAGYPAGVALALLGGFYVQAGTLSAAVIAFAVVFLVALSGVKVVDDAKDVVYDRSIEKRTVAVALGPRRAREVAFGLMGLGMFLVVAFAVDGLFPAGAALAAVPFVAVAALATRADPELATMLLIRGAYLFLAVLVAAVWFRPLAGVPLPDIGVLGPYTYLATEVAFGAGALFLLQRTGAWWAAARTVAVLYPLAYLWDWYTLEVGVFAIPLRTGVELLGIPLEEHLFMLVVPAFTVAVHELVNDRA, from the coding sequence ATGGCAATCGCACGCCACGGTGTCGGTCCCACCGCGAACCTCCGTGCGCTGGGGTCGCAGGTCCATCCGGTGTTCATGCTGCCGCCGCTGGCCGCCAGTGCGTTCGGAGCCCTCCTGGCGGGGACGACACGGCTGGGGACCGCCGAGGCCGTCCTGGTGCCCCTGGCGATGGGTGTCCACCTCGTCGCGGTCTTCTTCGGCCTGTATACGGCCCACCTGAAGGACGGCTACGTCGATTTTCATGTCCGTGACGAGGACGACGACCACCCCCTCACGGCGCGTGGCTGCCGGCTGGCGCTGGCCGGGTCGTCGGCGGGGTTCGCCCTCGCGCTCGGGGCCGTCGTCGTGCTCGCCGGCCCGGTGGCCGGGCTGTTGACCCTCCCGGGGTGGGCCATCGGCTACCTCCACGCGCCCCAGTTCGACACGAACCCGGTGACGGCAACGGCGGGCTACCCTGCGGGCGTGGCGCTGGCGCTACTGGGTGGGTTCTACGTGCAGGCGGGGACGCTCTCGGCGGCCGTCATCGCGTTCGCCGTGGTCTTCCTCGTCGCCCTCTCCGGGGTGAAGGTGGTCGACGACGCCAAGGACGTGGTGTACGACCGCTCCATCGAGAAGCGGACCGTCGCCGTCGCGCTGGGCCCGCGCCGCGCCCGGGAGGTGGCGTTCGGGCTGATGGGACTCGGGATGTTCCTCGTGGTCGCGTTCGCCGTCGACGGCCTGTTCCCGGCCGGCGCCGCGCTGGCGGCGGTCCCGTTCGTCGCCGTCGCCGCGCTCGCGACGCGCGCGGACCCGGAACTCGCGACGATGCTGCTCATCCGGGGAGCCTACCTGTTCCTCGCAGTCCTCGTGGCGGCCGTCTGGTTCCGGCCGCTCGCGGGCGTTCCGCTCCCGGACATCGGCGTCCTCGGCCCCTACACCTACCTCGCGACTGAGGTGGCGTTCGGGGCCGGGGCACTCTTCTTGCTCCAGCGGACGGGCGCCTGGTGGGCCGCCGCGCGGACCGTCGCGGTGCTGTACCCGCTCGCGTACCTCTGGGACTGGTACACGCTGGAGGTGGGCGTCTTCGCCATCCCCCTGCGGACGGGCGTCGAACTGCTCGGCATCCCGCTGGAGGAGCACCTGTTCATGCTCGTCGTGCCGGCGTTCACGGTCGCCGTCCACGAGCTGGTCAACGACCGCGCGTGA
- the paaC gene encoding 1,2-phenylacetyl-CoA epoxidase subunit PaaC encodes MAADEQLPWDRDYDLGMPDELSERERAAVEACLRSLADDEFVLAERYTEWQVRGPTLESDLAVANIAQDELGHARLWYDLLEDFGYTEPELIWERAPDDFRHATLVEQPFVRGDWADAVVRGFLYDEFEALRLDALTDSEYPRIADRVGKVQGEEHYHREHARNWLERLAEGRGDGDPENGHRRVQDAIDRLFPHALTLFTPTEREPDIVGLGVRPTPLSELREAWLDEVVPRLDELGFTVPVSSDAHPEAVDRQLPSERGRDRGHTDAWRDLYDEFTFTYRQLDRREAPRLMADPDDADGEGGASGGDPR; translated from the coding sequence ATGGCCGCGGACGAGCAGCTGCCGTGGGACCGCGACTACGACCTCGGGATGCCGGACGAGCTGTCCGAGCGCGAGCGGGCGGCCGTCGAGGCGTGCCTGCGCTCGCTGGCCGACGACGAGTTCGTCCTCGCCGAGCGGTACACGGAGTGGCAGGTCCGGGGGCCGACCCTGGAGAGCGACCTCGCCGTGGCCAACATCGCGCAGGACGAACTCGGCCACGCGCGGCTCTGGTACGACCTGCTGGAGGACTTCGGCTACACCGAACCGGAGCTCATCTGGGAGCGGGCCCCGGACGACTTCCGCCACGCGACGCTGGTCGAGCAGCCGTTCGTGCGTGGTGACTGGGCCGACGCCGTCGTCCGTGGCTTCCTCTACGACGAGTTCGAGGCGCTGCGCCTCGACGCGCTGACCGACAGCGAGTACCCCCGCATCGCCGACCGGGTCGGCAAGGTCCAGGGCGAGGAGCACTACCACCGCGAGCACGCCCGCAACTGGCTCGAGCGGCTGGCCGAGGGCCGGGGGGACGGCGACCCCGAGAACGGCCACCGGCGGGTCCAGGACGCCATCGACCGGCTGTTCCCACACGCGCTGACGCTGTTCACGCCGACCGAACGCGAGCCCGACATCGTCGGGCTGGGCGTGCGCCCGACCCCGCTCTCGGAGCTGCGCGAGGCGTGGCTCGACGAGGTGGTGCCCCGGCTCGACGAGCTGGGGTTCACCGTCCCCGTCTCGTCGGACGCCCACCCGGAGGCCGTGGACCGGCAGCTCCCGAGCGAGCGGGGCCGTGACCGGGGCCACACCGACGCGTGGCGGGACCTCTACGACGAGTTCACGTTCACCTACCGGCAGCTCGACCGACGCGAGGCGCCGCGGCTGATGGCCGACCCGGACGACGCCGACGGCGAGGGCGGGGCCAGCGGAGGTGACCCGCGATGA
- a CDS encoding phosphopantetheine adenylyltransferase, whose amino-acid sequence MQVVLGGTFDPIHDGHRALFERAFELGDVTVGLTSDELAPKTRSQDRYVRPFDERRADLAAELASFAAEYDREYTVRELTEPTGVATEPGFDVLIVSPETRDGGERVNEIRAEKGLDPLDIEVVDHVPAEDGEAISSTRVVSGEIDEHGNLTPERDGRPSPEDADATDD is encoded by the coding sequence ATGCAGGTCGTGCTGGGCGGCACGTTCGACCCGATCCACGACGGCCACCGGGCACTGTTCGAGCGGGCGTTCGAACTCGGTGACGTGACCGTCGGCCTCACCAGCGACGAGCTCGCGCCGAAGACCCGCTCGCAGGACCGTTACGTCCGCCCCTTCGACGAGCGCCGAGCCGACCTCGCCGCGGAACTCGCCTCCTTCGCCGCGGAGTACGACCGCGAGTACACCGTTCGCGAACTGACCGAACCGACCGGCGTCGCCACGGAGCCGGGCTTCGACGTGCTCATCGTCTCGCCGGAGACCCGGGACGGCGGCGAGCGTGTCAACGAGATCCGCGCGGAGAAGGGCCTCGACCCGCTCGACATCGAGGTCGTCGACCACGTCCCCGCCGAGGACGGCGAGGCCATCTCCTCGACGCGGGTCGTGAGCGGCGAGATCGACGAACACGGGAACCTCACGCCCGAGCGGGACGGCCGCCCGAGCCCGGAGGACGCTGACGCGACCGACGACTGA
- a CDS encoding MOSC domain-containing protein, whose product MDGQVERIRIAEEDSAPMESVGSVEARPGGLVGDRYYEGTGYYSPFDVCEVTFVAAEALERIHEEFGIDLSDGRHRRNVVTRGVDLHDLLDHRFAVGEVSFEGTRPRPPCAHVEEVADEDGVMEALTEGRGGICADIVEGGELRVGDEFGARETVNPDPASIARAMRERADERTERRIE is encoded by the coding sequence ATGGACGGGCAGGTCGAGCGCATCCGCATCGCCGAGGAGGACTCGGCGCCGATGGAGTCGGTGGGATCGGTCGAAGCCCGACCGGGCGGCCTCGTCGGCGACCGCTACTACGAGGGAACCGGCTACTACTCACCGTTCGACGTCTGCGAGGTGACCTTCGTCGCGGCCGAGGCCCTGGAACGTATCCACGAGGAGTTCGGCATCGACCTCTCCGACGGTCGCCACCGCCGGAACGTCGTCACTCGGGGCGTCGACCTGCACGACCTGCTGGACCACCGCTTCGCCGTTGGTGAGGTGAGCTTCGAGGGGACCCGACCCCGCCCTCCCTGCGCGCACGTCGAGGAGGTCGCCGACGAGGACGGCGTCATGGAGGCGCTGACGGAGGGCCGCGGGGGAATCTGCGCGGATATCGTGGAGGGCGGCGAGCTGCGCGTCGGCGACGAGTTCGGCGCGCGCGAGACCGTGAACCCGGACCCCGCGAGCATCGCACGGGCGATGCGCGAGCGGGCCGACGAGCGGACCGAGCGCCGCATCGAGTGA